One Setaria viridis chromosome 5, Setaria_viridis_v4.0, whole genome shotgun sequence genomic region harbors:
- the LOC117855242 gene encoding peroxidase 72 has translation MAASMDGRLVLLTCLLVAPLLLAGGVHGHPWGGLFPQFYDHSCPKAKEIVKSIVAQAVARETRMAASLVRLHFHDCFVKGCDASVLLDNSTGIVSEKGSNPNKNSLRGFEVVDEIKAALEAACPGTVSCADVLALAARDSTVLAGGPYWDVPLGRRDSLGASIQGSNNDIPAPNNTLPTIVTKFRRQGLDVADVVALSGAHTIGLSRCTSFRQRLYNQTGNGLADATLDASFAARLRQGCPRSGGDNNLFPLDHATPARFDNLYFRNILAGKGLLSSDEVLLTKSAETAALVKAYAADVDLFFQHFARSMVRMGNISPLTGAQGEVRKNCRRLNGNRY, from the exons ATGGCGGCTTCCATGGATGGTCGCCTCGTCCTCCTCACCTGCCTCCTCgtcgctcccctcctcctcgccggcggcgtccatgGCCACCCGTGGGGCGGCCTGTTCCCGCAGTTCTACGACCACTCGTGCCCCAAGGCGAAGGAGATCGTGAAGTCCATCGTGGCGCAGGCCGTCGCCAGGGAGACCAGGATGGCGGCGTCGCTCGTCAGGCTGCATTTCCATGACTGCTTCGTCAAG GGTTGCGACGCCTCGGTGCTTCTGGACAACAGCACCGGCATCGTGAGCGAGAAAGGGTCCAACCCCAACAAGAACTCCCTCCGGGGGTTCGAGGTGGTGGACGAGATCAAGGCCGCCCTGGAGGCCGCCTGCCCCGGcaccgtctcctgcgccgacgtcctcgccctcgccgcccgcgactCCACCGTCCTCGCCGGCGGGCCCTACTGGGACGTCCcgctggggcggcgcgactcgctgGGCGCCAGCATCCAGGGCTCCAACAACGACATCCCGGCGCCCAACAACACCCTCCCCACCATCGTCACCAAGTTCCGGCGCCAGGGCCTCGACGTCGCCGACGTCGTCGCGCTCTCCGGCGCCCACACCATCGGCCTCTCCCGCTGCACCAGCTTCCGGCAGCGGCTGTACAACCAGACGGGCAACGGCTTGGCCGACGCCACGCTGGACGCGTCCTTCGCGGCGCGGCTCCGGCAGGGGTGCCCGCGCTCCGGCGGCGACAACAACCTCTTCCCGCTGGACCACGCCACCCCGGCCAGGTTCGACAACCTCTACTTCAGGAACATCCTGGCCGGGAAGGGCCTCCTCAGCTCCGACGAGGTGCTGCTGACCAAGAGCGCCGAGACGGCGGCGCTCGTGAAGGCCTacgccgccgacgtcgacctcttcttccagcacttcgcGCGGTCGATGGTGAGGATGGGCAACATCTCGCCGCTGACGGGCGCGCAGGGGGAGGTCAGGAAGAACTGCAGGAGGCTGAACGGCAACCGCTACTGA
- the LOC117854816 gene encoding peroxidase 72 produces MAASMDGRLVLLTCLLVAPLLLAGGVHGHPWGGLFPQFYDHSCPQAKEIVKSIVAQAVARETRMAASLVRLHFHDCFVQGCDASILLDNSTGIVSEKGSNPNRNSARGFEVIDEIKVTLEHACPGTVSCADILALAARDSTLLVGGPYWDVPLGRRDSLGASIQGSNNDIPAPNNTLPTIITKFRRQGLDVVDVVALSGAHTIGLSRCTSFRQRLYNQTGNGMADFTLDASYAAHLRQGCPRSGGDDNLFPLDLATPTKFDNYYFKNLLVGKGLLSSDEVLLTKSAETAALVKAYAADVNFFFQHFAQSMVKMGNVSPLTGAQGEVRKNCRRLNGNHY; encoded by the exons ATGGCGGCTTCCATGGATGGTCGCCTCGTCCTCCTCACCTGCCTCCTCGTCGctccccttctcctcgccggcggcgtccatgGCCACCCGTGGGGCGGCCTGTTCCCGCAGTTCTACGACCACTCGTGCCCCCAGGCGAAGGAGATCGTGAAGTCCATCGTGGCGCAGGCCGTCGCCAGGGAGACCAGGATGGCGGCGTCGCTCGTCAGGCTGCATTTCCATGACTGCTTTGTCCAG GGATGCGACGCCTCTATACTGCTGGACAACAGCACCGGCATCGTGAGCGAGAAAGGGTCCAACCCCAACAGGAACTCCGCCAGAGGATTCGAGGTGATCGACGAGATCAAGGTCACCCTGGAGCACGCCTGCCCCGGcaccgtctcctgcgccgacatcctcgccctcgccgcccgcgactCCACCCTCCTT GTTGGCGGCCCCTACTGGGACGTGCCGCTGGGGCGGCGGGACTCGCTGGGCGCCAGCATCCAGGGCTCCAACAACGACATCCCGGCGCCCAACAACACCCTCCCCACCATCATCACCAAGTTCCGGCGCCAGGGCCTCGAcgtcgtcgacgtcgtcgcGCTCTCCGGCGCCCACACCATCGGCCTCTCCCGCTGCACCAGCTTCCGGCAGCGGCTGTACAACCAGACGGGCAACGGCATGGCCGACTTCACGCTGGACGCCTCCTACGCCGCGCACCTGAGGCAGGGCTGCCCGcgctccggcggcgacgacaaCCTCTTCCCGCTGGACCTCGCCACCCCCACCAAGTTCGACAACTATTACTTCAAGAACCTCCTCGTCGGCAAGGGCCTGCTCAGCTCCGACGAGGTCCTGCTGACGAAGAGCGCCGAGACGGCGGCGCTCGTCAAGGCCTACGCCGCCGACGTCAACTTcttcttccagcacttcgcGCAGTCGATGGTGAAGATGGGCAACGTCTCGCCGCTCACCGGGGCGCAGGGGGAGGTCAGGAAGAACTGCAGGAGGCTCAACGGCAACCACTACTGA